Sequence from the Streptomyces peucetius genome:
CCGCCCTGCGCGATTAGCTCAGCGGGAGAGCGCTTCCCTGACACGGAAGAGGTCACTGGTTCAATCCCAGTATCGCGCACCAGCCGAAGCCCCCGGTCGTCGAGAACGACCGGGGGCTTCGTCATGCTCCCCCCGCCGGCTCTCCCCGGCTGCCTCCCGACGGAGGACCTCCGTCGGGGGGCTTTCCGTCAGGAGGAGATCAGGAGAGGAGATCAGGAGGAGAAGAGCATCCGGCCGAAGCTGCGCTGACGGTGGTGGCCGTGGTGACCACCGTGATGCGGCGCCCCCCAGGCCGGCGCCGCCGGAGCATGAGGCGCCGGGTACGCCTGCGGGGCCGGCGGCGCGGGCGGAGCCTGCTGCGTCCACTGCGACTCGAGACGGGTCAGGGACTCCAGCTCGCCGTAGTCGAGGAATATGCCCCGGCAGCCGCTGCACTGCTCGATCTGGACGCCATTGCGGTTGTATGTGTGCATCGCTGCATGGCACTTGGGACACTGCATCGTCTACTCAGCTCCTCGCCGTGTTGTCGACGTCGCCGGGATGCATGCCCGGCGACGAGACCTTCACCCTACGACGGAGCCTCGAACTCCAACTCGGGTGCCAGTGTCCCGATTCGGGTACAGGCGTCGAGCACCGCCTGCTCGACCGCGTCCGGTCGACGCCCCTCCCCCGCCGACTTCGCCAGCGCGAGCGCCGCCGTCTGGACGGTCAGCGCCCTGGCCGGCACGTCCAGTTGGGGCCAGGGGTCGTCGACGCAGGCCACCGCGGGGCCGCCGGCACCCGTGTACGCGCCGAGGAACCGCTGCCAGACCTCCGGCGGCAGCAGGCCCGCCGCGAACCACGCAGCAGGGCGGGCAAGGTCCCAGGCCGGGTCGCCGAGGCCGAGATCGTCGACGTCTATCAGCAGCCAGGGGCCGTCGGGGGCGGGGTGGCGCACGAGTTGGCCGAGGTGGAGGTCACCGTGGCAGACGTTTGGGCACGCAGGGCCGGAGGGAGTGGGCGGTCCCTCGCCGCGGGCCCAGGCGGGCAGGCGCGCCCAGGCGCGCCGCACGTCGCGGGTGGCCGGGTGGTCCGCCGCGGCCGCGTCCATGCGGGCCACGGCGGCCGCCGCCTTCGCCGGGCCCCGCATCGGCGGGAGCGGACCGGGCAGGCCCGCGGGCTCGACACGGTGCAGTCGCGCCAGGAGGACCGCCGCGTCCTCCCAGGGCGCGGCGTCCGGGTCGCCGGGGTCGACGGGAGCGCCGTAGGGCCAGGTGGTGACGGGGCGGTCCTGGGCGCTCGTGTTGTGCGGCAGCGGCGGCAGGAGGATGCCCGCCAGCGCCGGGTGGGCCGCCAGGGCGAGGCGTGCGCGGTGGGCGACCGGGTCCGTCCCGGAGGCGTGCGCCTTGGCGACGGCCGAGCCGTGGCGTACGACGGTTCCGTCGGGGCGGTCGGCGAGCGTCTGGCCGTCCTGGGCGGCCCCGCACGCCGGGCAGCCACCACGCGGCGCCGCCCGGTGGGCGGCGCTCCGGGCGACGGAGGCGAGTACGCGAACGACGGAGGCGGTCACGGGGGGAGCGTAGCGGCAGCGTGGTGCGCGCTTGCGCGCTTTGGGTTCCGGGGCGGGCCGGCGCGGGGGGCGCGCTTCGAGTATGCGGCCGGGCCCGGCGGCCTGCGCCGGTGGGTGGTTGCGAAGCGGAGCCTCCGGAGCGCGGCACCCTGACGCCACACCACACGGACCGGGCCACGCCCGAGAAGCGCCCGGACCGGGCCACGCCCGGAAACGTGGACCCGGTACGCCGCCCGCCCGAGGGCAACGCGCGATGGCCGGTCAGCTCCCCAGCTGACCGGCCAAACGCTGCCGTCCGCCGCACCCCCGTCCCCACGGGGTTGTTGGCCGGATGTCCCCGACCCGGACCGCTCTTCCGGGCCCGGGGCGCCGTTCAGCGCCCCAGCATCACGCCCACGGACGACGCCTGTGTGACCACTGCGTCCCAGCCGCCGAAGACGACCACGAGCAGTGCCGCGAGGGGAAGGACCATGGCCGTCGCCACCAGCGGATGGCGCGTGCCGGACTGGCGGCCGCCGAACGCGGCGGATGCCTTGCGTCCCTGCGTGCGGATCATCGTCCGCGATGCCGTGTCCGCCATGGTCCTTCTCCTGTCGTGGTTGGCAGCGGCGGGTGTCTGACCTCGGGGGACGAGTGCTGCACCCGCCGCTTGACATCAACATTAGGGAAACGGCGGGGCCGGGACGTCATGCCCTCGTACCGATTGCCTGGCCTCCCGGAGGATGAGCCGTCACCCCCCGGAGTACTCCCCTGGGTGGAGACGGGGCTCCGGGTCTTGGGGTCTTCCCGGAGGGGGCCCTCAGTCGGTGGTTTCGTCGTCGCGCGGGACGGGCTGTTCCACCAGGGCCAGTACCCGGGTCGCCATGAAACGGGCCGTGCGGACGACGGAGCCTGACCGAGTGACTTCACTCACTTCGACCACTCCCCTGCGCACCGCGGTCTCGACCCTGCGGCCCGCCCGGCTTGCCACCACTTCGTACGTGCGCGTCGTGTCCCCCGCGTCCACCACTATCTCCACGCGGTCGCCCTTCATCGATCCAATCCCCCTTCTGTGCCGAGTCGTTGAGATCTCGCACGGGTCGGGGGCAAGGGATCCGCTCTCCGCCGACCACTCCTCAAGTGTCCCATCGGGCACTGACAATCGATCCGAACGCGAGGGCGCGGCCTATGAGCGCACCGGCGCGGGGGTACGTAAGCTGTGGCACGTCACAAGCGGACGACCGGGCAGCGGGGTGGGGCCTCCCCACCGTAGGTAGGGGACGGACATGGCGATGATGCGGCTCCGGCGCGAGGACCCGCGAGTCGTCGGCTCGTTCAGAATTCACCGGCGGCTCGGTGCGGGCGGCATGGGTGTGGTGTATCTGGGGTCCGACCGGCGGGGGCAGCGGGTCGCGTTGAAGGTGATCCGGCCGGACCTGGCGGAGGATCAGGAGTTCCGGTCGCGGTTCGCCCGCGAGGTGTCGGCGGCGCGGCGTATCCGCGGCGGCTGTACGGCCCGGCTGGTGGCCGCGGATCTGGAGGCGGACCGGCCGTGGTTCGCGACCCAGTACGTACCGGGGCCGTCGCTGCACGACAAGGTGGTCGAGGAGGGTCCGCTGCGGGCCGCCGACGTGGCCGCGGTGGGTGCCGCGCTGTCGGAGGGGCTGGTGGCCGTCCACGAGGCCGGTGTGGTGCACCGTGATCTGAAGCCGTCGAACATCCTGCTGTCGCCCAAGGGGCCACGGATCATCGATTTCGGTATCGCCTGGGCCACGGGCGCGAGCACGCTGACGCATGTGGGTACGGCCGTGGGGTCTCCGGGTTTCCTCGCGCCGGAGCAGGTGCGCGGCGCGGCGGTGACGCCGGCGACCGATGTCTTCGCGCTGGGAGCGACGCTGGCGTACGCGGCGATGGGCGACTCCCCGTTCGGGCACGGCAGTTCCGAGGTGATGCTGTACCGGGTGGTGCACGAGGAGGCGCAGCTGCACGGAGTGCACGACGCGCTGGCGCCGCTGGTGTCGGCGTGTCTGGCGAAGGACCCCGAGGAGCGGCCCAGCACCTTGCAACTGTCCATGCGGCTCAAGGAGATCGCGGCCCGGGAGGCGCAGGGCCTGCATGACGCCCGGCCGCCGGCGCAGCGGGACCGCGAACGGGAGCGGGTCGACTCGAACCGGCCGACCGCGCGCTATCCGGAGCGGCCGGACCGCACCGAACGCATGGAGCGGCGGACGGGTGGCTCCTCGCGGCCGCAGGCGCCGGCCCGCACCGGTGGCGGGTCCCGGCCGCAGCAGCCGCGCACGGCGGGCCGTACGAACGGCCGTCAGGGCGGCGGGACCAGGCCGGGTGCGCGGACGACGTCGACGGGCCGGCGGCCGGCCAATCCGCGGCTGCTGCGCCAGCGGATCACGGTCTTCTTCGTGGTGACGCTGATCGTGGCGCTGGGGATCGCCGCGGCGCAGAAGCTGTAGCGGCTACGCGGGGCGGCCGGTGGCGACCGCGTAGAAGGCGACGGCGGCCGCCGCGCCCACGTTGAGCGAGTCGACGCCGTGGGCCATGGGGATGCGCACCCATTCGTCGGCGGCCATGAGTGCCTTGGTGGACAGCCCGTCGCCTTCCGCTCCGAGCATGAGTGCCACGCGGTCCAGGCGGTGCGGGGCGGCCTCGTCGATCGAGGACGCCTTCTCGTCGGGGGTGAGGGCGAGCAGCCTGAAGCCGGCTTCGCGGACCGCTTCGAGGCCCTTCGGCCAGGTGTCGAGGCGGGCGTACGGCACGGAGAACACCGCGCCCATGGAGACCTTCACGGAACGGCGGTAGAGCGGGTCCGCGCAGTCCGGTGAGAGCAGCACGGCGTCCATGCCGAGGGCCGCCGCGCTGCGGAAGACGGCGCCGATGTTGGTGTGGTCGTTGACCGACTCCATGACGACCACCCGGCGTGCGCCGGTGAGCAGGTCGCCGGCGTCCGGCAGCGGTTTGCGCTGCATGGAGGCGAGGGCCCCGCGGTGGACGTGGTAGCCGGTGACGCGTTCGGCGAGGGCGGGGTCGACCGCGTACACGGGCGCGGGGACCTCTTCGATGACGTCGCGCATGACGTCGAGCCACTTGGCGGAGAGCAGCATGGAGCGCATCTCGTAACCCGCCTGCCCCGCGCGGCGGATGACCTTCTCGCCCTCGGCGATGAACAGGCCCTCCGCGGGTTCGCGACGGCGGCGCAGCTCGACGTCGGTCAGGCCCGTGTAGTCGCGCAGACGGGGGTCGTCGGGGTCGTCGATGGTGATGAGATCGGCCACGGGGTGATACTGCCTTCTTGGATGTGCGGTGCCAACGGTTCCCGCAAGGTCGGGTTACCGGTGGTTACTTGTGCGGGCCGACGGCGACGACGTCGCCGATGACGATGACGGCCGGGGGGCGTACGTCCTGGGCCCTGACCGTCTCGGCGACGGTCGCGAGCGTGGCGTCCACCCTGCGCTGGGCCGCGGTCGTCCCCTCCTGGACGAGGGCGAGCGGGGTGTCGGGCGCCTTGCCGTGCGCGATGAGGGCCTGGGCGATGGCGCCGATCTTGTCGACGCCCATGAGCACCACGAGCGTGCCGCGCAGCCGGGCGAGGGACTTCCAGTCGACGAGCGAACGCGGGTCGTCGGGGGCGACATGGCCGCTGACGACGGTGAACTCGTGCGCCACGCCGCGGTGGGTCACCGGGATACCGGCCGCCGAGGGGACCGAGATGGAGCTGGAGATGCCGGGCACGACCGTGCAGGGGATACCGGCCTCGGCGAGCGCCTGGGCCTCCTCCATGCCGCGGCCGAAGACGTACGGGTCGCCGCCCTTCAGCCGTACGACGGCCTTGCCGGCCTTCGCATGCTCGATGAGCGCGTTGTTGATGGCCTCCTGGGCCATGAACCGCCCGTAGGGGATCTTGGCCGCGTCGATCACCTCGACGTGCGGCGGGAGTTCGTCGAGGAGGTCGCGCGGACCGAGCCGGTCGGCGATGACCACGTCAGCCTCCGCGAGCAGGCGGCGCCCCCGGACGGTGATCAGGTCGGGGTCGCCCGGGCCGCCGCCGACAAGGGCGACGAACGGGGCGCGGCTGCGGCGGTGGGGCGCCGCGAGGGTGCCGTCGCGCAGCCCCTCGACGACGGCGTCGCGCACGGCGGCGGAGCGGCGCGGGTCGCGGCCGGTGAGGACGGCGACCGTCACACCGTCGCTGCGGCCGGTGGCCGGGGTCCAGGCGGTCGCCGCGTCCGCGTCGTCGCTGCGTACGCACCAGGTCTTGGTGCGCTCGGCCTCCTCTGAGGCGCGGGCGTTGGCCTCGGGGTCGCTGGTGGCGACCAGGGCGTACCAGGCGTCGGCGATGTCGCCGTCCTCGTAGCGGCGGCGGGTCCAGGTGATCTCGCCGGACTCGGCCATCGCCTCGACGGAGGGCGTCGCGGAGGGGGAGATCAGGGTGACGTCGGCCCCGGCGGCCACCAGGGCCGGGAGCCTGCGCTGGGCGACCTGCCCGCCGCCGATGACGACGACGCGGCGCCCGGCGAGTCGCAGGCCGACGGGGTAGGCGGGGTGCTCGGCGGGCGGAACGTGCTCAGCCATGGCGGTGCGGCTCCTCGGGCGGGGCAGTGCGGAGGCCGCTGCGACGGTGAAGCGGCTGGTGGGGACGGGTGAGGGGTCCTGGCGACCACGATACGGCCCCGCTCACGGGGCCGGCGGGGACCGTTGCGGAACGGTTGCCTCCGAGTGCGTCACGCACCCGGTGCTCAGCGGACCGGGGGCGTGACGCGGGTGCGTCCTGCGGGTGCGTGACGCGGGTGCGTGACGCGGGGCTACTTCTCGGTGACTCCGGCCGAATCGAAGGTCGCCACCTCGTGCATGGCCCGAGCCGCGCTCTGGACCAGGGGAAGTGCCAGCAGCGCTCCCGTGCCCTCGCCGAGGCGGAGATCCAGGTCGACCAGAGGGCGCAGGCCCAGCTTGTTCAGCGCCGCGACGTGGCCCGGTTCGGCGCTGCGGTGGCCGGCGATACAGGCGGCCAGCGCCTCGGGGGCGACGGCGCGGGCCACCAGGGCCGCGGCGCCGGTGCTGACGCCGTCGAGGATCACGGGTGTGCGCAGGGAGGCGCCGCCGAGGATGAGGCCGACCAGCGCGCAGTGCTCCAGGCCGCCGACGGCCGCCAGGACGCCGATCGGGTCGGCCGGGTCGGGCCGGTGGAGCTCGAGGGCGCGGCGGACGACGTCGACCTTGCGGGCGTGCATCTCGTCGTTGATGCCGGTGCCTCGGCCGGTGATCTCCGACGGGTCGGCGCCCGTGTAGACGGCGATGAGCGCGGCGGACGCGGTGGTGTTGGCAATGCCCATCTCACCGGCGAGCAGAGCCTTGTTGCCGGCGGCCACCAGATCACGGGCGGTCTCGATGCCGACCTCGATCGCCGAGAGGACCTCCTCACGGCTCAGGGCCTGCCCGGTGGTGAAGTCGGCGGTGCCGGGCCGGACCTTGCGCGGCAGCAGTCCCGGAGTGGCGGGCAGGTCGGAGGCCACGCCGACGTCGATGACGCAGACCTCGGCGCCGACCTGGTTGGCGAAGGCGTTGCAGACCGCTCCCCCACCGAGGAAGTTGGCCACCATCTGGCTGGTGACCTCCTGGGGCCAGGCCGTGACGCCCTGGGCGTGCACGCCGTGGTCGCCCGCGAAGATCGCGACGGCGGCCGGCTCCGGGATCGGCGGGGGGCACATCCGGGAGAGGCCGGAGAGCTGTGCGGAGATGATCTCCAGCATGCCGAGCGCGCCGGAGGGCTTGGTCATCCGCTTCTGGCGTTCCCACGCCTCACCGAGCGCCTTGGCGTCCAGCGGACGGATGTTGGTGACGGTCTCCTGCAGCAGGTCGTGCGGCTGCTCGCCCGGCAGGGCACGGCGGCCGTACGTCTCCTCGTGGACCACCCAGGACAGCGGGCGGCGCTTCGACCAGCCCGCCTGCATCAGCTCGGGCTCCTCCGGGAACTCGTCGACGTAGCCCACGCAGAGGTAGGCGACGACCTCGAGGTGATCGGGCAGGCCGAGCGTACGGACCATCTCGCGCTCGTCGAAGAAGGAGACCCAGCCGACGCCCAGGCCCTCCGCGCGGGCGGCGAGCCACAGGTTCTCGACGGCGAGCGCCGAGGAGTAGGGCGCCATCTGCGGCTGGGTGTGCCGGCCGAGGGTGTGGCGGCCGCCGCGGGTGGGATCGGCGGTGACGACGATGTTCACCGGGGTGTCGAGGATGGCCTCGATCTTCAGTTCCTTGAACTGCTTCGCCCGGCCCTTGGGCAGCGACTTGGCGTACGCCTCGCGCTGACGCTGGGCCAGTTCGTGCATCGTCCGGCGGGTCTCCGCGGAGCGGATGACGACGAAGTCCCAGGGCTGTGAGTGGCCGACGCTGGGCGCGGTGTGCGCCGCTTCGAGGACGCGGAGCAGGACCTCGTGCGGGATGGGGTCGCTGCGGAAGCCGTTGCGGATGTCGCGCCGTTCACGCATCACGCGCAGGACGGCCTCGCGTTCGGCGTCGCCGTAACCCGGCGCCGGGGCGGTGGGGTGGGCCTCGGGCGACTCGGCACCGGCCGGGTCGCCGGAAACGGGTACGGGATCCGGCTGGGCGGCATCGGGTCCTGCCTCCGGCGCTGCCGCGGTGGCCGCGTCCGCGGGCGGGGCGTCGGGTGCGGCTTCGGGGTCCGGTCCGGCCGGCTCGGCGGCGGCCTGGGCCGTCTCCGCGCCGGGGGCGGTGGCGGGCTGTGCCGCGTCGGGCGACTGCCCGGCGACCGGGCCGGCGGTGGGTGCGGGACCGTCGGCGGGGGCCTCGGCGCCGGGCTCGACGGCATCGGCGGCCGTGGGCTGCGGGCCGGGCACGTGCTCGCCTGCCGGGCCGACGGCGCCCGGCTCCGCCGGCTCGGCCGCCACGACGGGCTGGCCCTCGGGCGACTCGGCACCGGCGGGCGCAGGGCCGGGCGTTGCCGCCTCGGCAGCCGGAGCGGTGCCGGGCGCAGGCGTCTCGGCCGCCGGGGTCTCGGCCGCAGAGGCTGCCGACGGGTCGGTATCGGCGGCGACGGCGACCGGGCCGGCGGCATCGGGCGTCTCGGGGGAGGCCGGTGCCGGCTCCGGGTTCTGAGGCACCGTGCCGTCCTGAGGGGCGGCCCAGCCTTCGGCGGCCGCCTCCGGGATGCTCTGCGCGGCGGCGGCTTCCGCCGCGTCCGCCGGGGCGTCCACGTCCGCTCCCTCTTCCGTCTCGGGGGCCGCTGCCTGCGCCGCGGCCACTGCGCTGTCCGTCGCCTCGGGTGCGACGGACGCCGGCTCGGTCTCGACGGGCGCCGGCTGCGCCTCGGCGGGGGCCGCGTCCTGCGCCGTCCCCTCGGCGACGGTGGTCTCGGGCTCGGCCGTCGCCGGCGACGGCGCGTCGGCGGCGGCCGGTGCGGCTGCCTCCGTGGGCGCGGGAGCGGGCGACGCCGCGTGTCCGGAGACCTCCGGCTCCGCGGCCGTGTCCGGTACGGCCCCCTCCGGGGCCACGGGGGGCTGCTGGTCGGAGCCGCCGGCCCGCGGTGCGGGCACGGTGGCCTCGGCGTTCGCCGGGTCGGTCGGGACGACCGTTTCTGCGGGGGCCGCCGTCTGCTCCTGTGGCGGCTGGGGGTCCCAGGGGGCGCCGGCCTGCGGCGGGATCTCACCCAGCTGGGGGCCGGGCAGCTCGGCGCCCGGGTCCTCCCGGGGCACGTCCAGGTACTCCACGCCGGTGGTCGCGACGGCCTGTGCCTGTGCCTGAGTGGTGCGGACGGCCATGGGGTGCGGCGGTGTGCCGGAGGCCGGTCCACGGTCGGCGAGCGAACGGACCACGCCGCTCGACGTGTCGGGCACGGGCGGTCCCATGTGGAGCGGGCGGCGCGCGGGCGCCGGCGTCGGCATGGCGGAGGTCGCGGCGGCCGGCGTCCGTACGGCACCGAGGTCGACGGCGCCGGAATCACGGCCGCCCGCCTCGTGGGCGCCGGCCTCGTGGACCGCCGCCTGGGCCTCGGCCTGCGGGTGCGCGGCCTGGGCCGCCTGCTGCGGCGCGGCATCCGCGACGGCCGGGGCCGCCTCGGCCGCCGGAGCCACCCCCGGTACGACCGACATGGTCCCCTGCACCTGCGCCAACGGCTCGTGTGCCGCCGCCGCCTGTGCCTGGCCCCCGTGGAACTGCTGCTGGGCGTGCCCGGAAGCTCCGGCGTCCGGGGTCACCTCGACGAACTCCGGGCCGGGCGCGGCGTTCTCCGTCACCGGCGGAACGGGCTGCGCCGCCGGCTGTTCCGCTCCGTGCACGACGGGGGCGGCCTGGTAGTCGTGCGGCGCGTAGCCCGCCGCGCCGTGGTCCATCTGGTACTCGCCGCTCCGGTGCTGCGGCCCGGCCTCCTGGTTCGCCGTCGCCTGAACGGACACGGGCGCGGCCGCGTACTGATCGGCGGCGGGCGCGGCCTGCTGATGCGCGCCCGGGGCGGGGGCCGGAACCGGGGAGTCGCTCCACGCTCCCTGGGAGCCCGGCATCAGGAGCAGGTCGTCCTCTTCGGGACCGTTCTCGGAGTGCACGGCGTTCTCGGGGCTCTCGGAGCTCTCGAGGTAGGTGTACGCGCCGGGAGCGGGGATCCCCGGCTGCTCCACCATGCCTGCGTTCTCCGGCAGCCCCTCGCCCGGGATCTGGCCGGTGTCAGTCATGCGCGTACCCCTCGCCCATCGGTTGCTCCTTCGCCCTTCGCCCGGGACGTCCGACAGCGGCACACCTGACGCCCGTGAACAAGAACGAGCGTGTGCGCCGCGCGGCACGATTGACCCACGGACCAAAGCATTGTCGCGGTCGTTCGCCACCACGGCAGCAAGATCCGCCGTGGTTCGCTGTGGGCTGCGCCACGTCGCGCGACCCCCCGGTGCCGACGTACCACATACGGGAACCAAAGCGGCTCCCTTTTCCGGACATTGACGAACGAAGCGACGAACGCCCGGCTGCGGTACGACGATCGGCCAGCCTACCCCGGACCGTCCGTCACGGAGGGCAGGGGCCGAGGACCGGACCGCCTTCCACAGAGCAGGAAGACCACCGAGCGTTCGCGTTCCGACCAGTCGGAGGTGTCCATTTCGACGGATTGGAGGAGTGCGCATTCGACGGTGTATCCGCCGGCGGCGAGGGCCGCGCCGATGGCCTCCGCCTCGTCGCGCGTGGAGGCATGGGTGACGATGCGCTCCGGCCGGCGGTCGGCGACGGCGGTGACGACCGGCACTCCCCCGCCACCGATGCGTACGACGTCGGGCTCGGGCAGCCGTTCCAGGACGTGCGGTGCCCGCCCGTGCACGACGTCGAGCTGGACGCCGAGGCGGCGTGCCGCGGCTTCGCTGCGACGGCAGGCTTCGGGATCGTTGTCGACCGCGATGACGGCGGCGCCGAAGCGGCCCGCTTCCGCGGCGAGCGCGCCGCTGCCGCAGCCGATGTCCCAGACGAGGTCGCCGGTGCGGGGCCCGAGCCGGGCCAGTTGGGCGGCGCGCAGCCCGGCGAACTCGCCCTCGCCGCGGGTGGGCGCCTCGGCGGGCGGCAGCGCCCAGCCGCGTTCGGCCGGCGGGTAGCCCGGGTCCCGGCCGGCGATCCAGCCACCCGTTCCGGTGAGGGAGGGCGTGCTGCCGGTGCCGCCGATGACGATGACGACGTTGGGGTCGCGCCACATGTGGTCGGCG
This genomic interval carries:
- a CDS encoding zf-TFIIB domain-containing protein — its product is MQCPKCHAAMHTYNRNGVQIEQCSGCRGIFLDYGELESLTRLESQWTQQAPPAPPAPQAYPAPHAPAAPAWGAPHHGGHHGHHRQRSFGRMLFSS
- a CDS encoding phosphotransferase family protein codes for the protein MTASVVRVLASVARSAAHRAAPRGGCPACGAAQDGQTLADRPDGTVVRHGSAVAKAHASGTDPVAHRARLALAAHPALAGILLPPLPHNTSAQDRPVTTWPYGAPVDPGDPDAAPWEDAAVLLARLHRVEPAGLPGPLPPMRGPAKAAAAVARMDAAAADHPATRDVRRAWARLPAWARGEGPPTPSGPACPNVCHGDLHLGQLVRHPAPDGPWLLIDVDDLGLGDPAWDLARPAAWFAAGLLPPEVWQRFLGAYTGAGGPAVACVDDPWPQLDVPARALTVQTAALALAKSAGEGRRPDAVEQAVLDACTRIGTLAPELEFEAPS
- a CDS encoding serine/threonine protein kinase, which produces MAMMRLRREDPRVVGSFRIHRRLGAGGMGVVYLGSDRRGQRVALKVIRPDLAEDQEFRSRFAREVSAARRIRGGCTARLVAADLEADRPWFATQYVPGPSLHDKVVEEGPLRAADVAAVGAALSEGLVAVHEAGVVHRDLKPSNILLSPKGPRIIDFGIAWATGASTLTHVGTAVGSPGFLAPEQVRGAAVTPATDVFALGATLAYAAMGDSPFGHGSSEVMLYRVVHEEAQLHGVHDALAPLVSACLAKDPEERPSTLQLSMRLKEIAAREAQGLHDARPPAQRDRERERVDSNRPTARYPERPDRTERMERRTGGSSRPQAPARTGGGSRPQQPRTAGRTNGRQGGGTRPGARTTSTGRRPANPRLLRQRITVFFVVTLIVALGIAAAQKL
- a CDS encoding TrmH family RNA methyltransferase is translated as MADLITIDDPDDPRLRDYTGLTDVELRRRREPAEGLFIAEGEKVIRRAGQAGYEMRSMLLSAKWLDVMRDVIEEVPAPVYAVDPALAERVTGYHVHRGALASMQRKPLPDAGDLLTGARRVVVMESVNDHTNIGAVFRSAAALGMDAVLLSPDCADPLYRRSVKVSMGAVFSVPYARLDTWPKGLEAVREAGFRLLALTPDEKASSIDEAAPHRLDRVALMLGAEGDGLSTKALMAADEWVRIPMAHGVDSLNVGAAAAVAFYAVATGRPA
- the cobA gene encoding uroporphyrinogen-III C-methyltransferase, which encodes MAEHVPPAEHPAYPVGLRLAGRRVVVIGGGQVAQRRLPALVAAGADVTLISPSATPSVEAMAESGEITWTRRRYEDGDIADAWYALVATSDPEANARASEEAERTKTWCVRSDDADAATAWTPATGRSDGVTVAVLTGRDPRRSAAVRDAVVEGLRDGTLAAPHRRSRAPFVALVGGGPGDPDLITVRGRRLLAEADVVIADRLGPRDLLDELPPHVEVIDAAKIPYGRFMAQEAINNALIEHAKAGKAVVRLKGGDPYVFGRGMEEAQALAEAGIPCTVVPGISSSISVPSAAGIPVTHRGVAHEFTVVSGHVAPDDPRSLVDWKSLARLRGTLVVLMGVDKIGAIAQALIAHGKAPDTPLALVQEGTTAAQRRVDATLATVAETVRAQDVRPPAVIVIGDVVAVGPHK
- the cobT gene encoding nicotinate-nucleotide--dimethylbenzimidazole phosphoribosyltransferase, which codes for MTDTGQIPGEGLPENAGMVEQPGIPAPGAYTYLESSESPENAVHSENGPEEDDLLLMPGSQGAWSDSPVPAPAPGAHQQAAPAADQYAAAPVSVQATANQEAGPQHRSGEYQMDHGAAGYAPHDYQAAPVVHGAEQPAAQPVPPVTENAAPGPEFVEVTPDAGASGHAQQQFHGGQAQAAAAHEPLAQVQGTMSVVPGVAPAAEAAPAVADAAPQQAAQAAHPQAEAQAAVHEAGAHEAGGRDSGAVDLGAVRTPAAATSAMPTPAPARRPLHMGPPVPDTSSGVVRSLADRGPASGTPPHPMAVRTTQAQAQAVATTGVEYLDVPREDPGAELPGPQLGEIPPQAGAPWDPQPPQEQTAAPAETVVPTDPANAEATVPAPRAGGSDQQPPVAPEGAVPDTAAEPEVSGHAASPAPAPTEAAAPAAADAPSPATAEPETTVAEGTAQDAAPAEAQPAPVETEPASVAPEATDSAVAAAQAAAPETEEGADVDAPADAAEAAAAQSIPEAAAEGWAAPQDGTVPQNPEPAPASPETPDAAGPVAVAADTDPSAASAAETPAAETPAPGTAPAAEAATPGPAPAGAESPEGQPVVAAEPAEPGAVGPAGEHVPGPQPTAADAVEPGAEAPADGPAPTAGPVAGQSPDAAQPATAPGAETAQAAAEPAGPDPEAAPDAPPADAATAAAPEAGPDAAQPDPVPVSGDPAGAESPEAHPTAPAPGYGDAEREAVLRVMRERRDIRNGFRSDPIPHEVLLRVLEAAHTAPSVGHSQPWDFVVIRSAETRRTMHELAQRQREAYAKSLPKGRAKQFKELKIEAILDTPVNIVVTADPTRGGRHTLGRHTQPQMAPYSSALAVENLWLAARAEGLGVGWVSFFDEREMVRTLGLPDHLEVVAYLCVGYVDEFPEEPELMQAGWSKRRPLSWVVHEETYGRRALPGEQPHDLLQETVTNIRPLDAKALGEAWERQKRMTKPSGALGMLEIISAQLSGLSRMCPPPIPEPAAVAIFAGDHGVHAQGVTAWPQEVTSQMVANFLGGGAVCNAFANQVGAEVCVIDVGVASDLPATPGLLPRKVRPGTADFTTGQALSREEVLSAIEVGIETARDLVAAGNKALLAGEMGIANTTASAALIAVYTGADPSEITGRGTGINDEMHARKVDVVRRALELHRPDPADPIGVLAAVGGLEHCALVGLILGGASLRTPVILDGVSTGAAALVARAVAPEALAACIAGHRSAEPGHVAALNKLGLRPLVDLDLRLGEGTGALLALPLVQSAARAMHEVATFDSAGVTEK
- the cbiE gene encoding precorrin-6y C5,15-methyltransferase (decarboxylating) subunit CbiE; this encodes MADRVTVIGWDGSPLTRAARSALSAATLVAGAAHHLALPEVPPRAERIRLGSVGLAARRIAGHRGSAVVLADGDPGLFGVVRTLRAPEYGLEVEVVPAVSSVATAFARAGMPWDDAQIVVAHRRTLRRAVNVCRAHTKVAVLTSPGAGPAELALLLDGIHRTFVICEELGTAREQVTVLTSDKVADHMWRDPNVVIVIGGTGSTPSLTGTGGWIAGRDPGYPPAERGWALPPAEAPTRGEGEFAGLRAAQLARLGPRTGDLVWDIGCGSGALAAEAGRFGAAVIAVDNDPEACRRSEAAARRLGVQLDVVHGRAPHVLERLPEPDVVRIGGGGVPVVTAVADRRPERIVTHASTRDEAEAIGAALAAGGYTVECALLQSVEMDTSDWSERERSVVFLLCGRRSGPRPLPSVTDGPG